AGCCATTGCTTGGTCTGTCACTCGCTTGCTCCGCCGCCGAAAGCCGCGCCGCCGATCAAGGGGCTGGCGAAGCACTATCGCGAGGCATTCGCGAGCAGGGAAGCGGGCGTGGCCTATATGAAAGCTTTCATGAAAAAGCCAGATGCCTCGAAAGCGATTTGCCACAAGGAGGCGATCGAGCGATTTGGGCTGATGCCCGCGATGACTCTTCCGGATGACGAATTGCAGGCAGTCGCGGCATGGATCTGGGATCAGTTCGATCCGGCGATGACCGGCGGACATTGAGCCTTGACTGTGAGTTCAGGCGAGGGTCGATGGAATCGCGATAACCGTTCTTGGCGTCATA
This genomic window from Chlorobaculum limnaeum contains:
- a CDS encoding c-type cytochrome is translated as MVVLLFFSIPVVAPFGVARGGAPQGVPGGAGIDGEAVYRSHCLVCHSLAPPPKAAPPIKGLAKHYREAFASREAGVAYMKAFMKKPDASKAICHKEAIERFGLMPAMTLPDDELQAVAAWIWDQFDPAMTGGH